The segment CATGTTGTCGCCTCTGATAATGTACAAACCCAACACATGTTGTTGTACTCCTTCCTGTGAAATATCAAGACACGTAAAACATCAACAACACTTTAAGAGAGGTCCTAGTGCTCATTAACTGACCTTGTTTAGGTTTACAATAGACAGTAATGGAGGGTAATTAACAAGAAACTAAAGACGCAACTCATTTTGAGATCACGTGCCTTTTCTCCGTTTCCTAACATGTTTTAGACAGAATAACATGTCATATGAAAGACTAATCTACATGTATACATCATTTTAGCAGAATCATCTCTATTTCCATCCTAAATAACATTGGTCTGGTACAGTATCAACTTTGCCTCACAAACTCTTAGCGCAACAAGAAATTATACAGGAAACAAACCTTTCAACATCTTTGCGGAAACAAAAGGTGGTGGTCCTGTATTAATTACACACTCGCACCTAAAAGGCTAGGACTTCTAGCGAATGAACTCACACTTTTCTCATTTAATCATAACATTTGACGAATCACTATTCACTAGCACTAGATCAATATCAATGTAGGGTTGTAAGCTCCATCGCCATATCTGTACTGGCAAATTCACACTACCTGAGGCCAATTATTTTTTCTGTATCCACCATTCTCTCACAAAACAAACTACTGCACGGACCAGCCTGTCTAAAATGTCAGAATATGTTTGTTCCACAATGTAAAGCAAGAAATCAAAATGACCAATACCGGATGAAGACGGATGCTCTGACAAAGAACAAAGCTAATCTCGCACAATCTATTTCTAGTATTTAACTCCACACAAGACGTAGTAGCCACTTAACTGAAAGTGAAGGATGCACAAGCCATTATAAAATGGAGTGAACAAAGTTACACAGGTCATGAAATATCCATTTCTTTATGGAGAGAAGTACTTATATCCATTCAATttggtaaaatttaaaatgaaaaaaaaaaaaacaggaatcAGAAGCTTTACCTTAGTGGAGAAGACGCGTTCATGAGATTCATCCAGGATTATATTAGTAGCCTGGTCAAAACCTTTCAGAACTCCCTAATAAGCAAAACAACAGTGTTCTTTTTGCTAAGTTACTTGCTTTTAAAATCAATATaacaaaatagagagagagagaataataACATACCACAATGTTGCGTCCATCGTTGGTAATCACCGAAATAATCTCTGCAGCACCAATCCAAAAGATAAGATTTTTCAGACAAATGATGCGACAGAAGATCAAGaagtggcaaaaaaaaaaaaaaaaaaaaaaaaaaaatcgaaaagacAACTTACGATCGACAAGAGACTCAAGTCCAGTAGTTGTCGCCATGCTACAGTTGAAAGTCCTGAAAAGGTTACAATGATAGTTCAGCAGGAGTTTCATCGAACACTTGGTGGGCATTACGGATAACAAACATAAATCAACAGAATCCGGATAAGAACCCAGAATTacgagaaaaaaacaaagatcatTCCAGCATAATTCGACACCCTTCCTttcgaaaaagaaaacaaatcttaaaGGGACGGAATCAAAGGAAAACGAATGTAAATTTGATTATAGCTCATGGAAGAGGGTTCAACAGTATTCAGGAAACGTATGAGGAAAACGAGAGAGAAAAGATTCGACCTTTGCTGCTTCTGAATCTAAGCCCTTTTCCTCTCACTGTTAAAGCCCTAATTAAAACCCCTTTCGCCGTCACTTTCTTTTCTCAGAAAACTCGGGTTTGTGTTTTCTTAGATTAAACCCGCCTTCGAACCGGTGatccatataaaatacaattcgaattaaattaaaaatcatcaatTTAAAAACGcaataataaatgaatttttatattgaCTTAAATTTTCATTGGTTAAAAATCTTTTACTAATAtagtattatataataaaatttattaatttatttatttatatctcATTCATAATTATCAAATGACTCGGCGAtccaaaaaataattagattatgTGTCTAAATTCACTTTAAATACATTGGTGATGATTGGTTCAACTGTGGTTCTAAAAATTTAGCGGTAAAAGTTTAGCCGTAGGTAAATTGGTTGTAACctacgttgcacggaagcttcatcggacgtccgcttcccgcttcggaaccggaatcggaatcggaaccttgtggacgcttgcggaatctcgcttccaaaacgtttctaaaatattctctttaaaaacctgttggaagcttacgattccgttttggaatcatgcttccgttttaaaaaaaaatgcaatgtatatcaataaaatataaaaccatagttttaATCTAGGAAAAATGATAGCTAGCTACATCAAGTATTGGCCATCACATGGCTAACCATGCCAACTATATTAATGCATGTTTAACTACACGAACTATATGTTACGTATGACCACATCCCCCAAGTTAATGACGTTATGTAATCAACATCATTAAGTTAAATAGAGTAACCGGCGATGGACACGTGGATGTCGGAAACTAAACGCTGTTAATTATCCCGTTAAGACAGATTGTAACCCGATCCGTCTACCCAATATTTCTATAATTCTAATCCGGCCCAAACATAAATAACCCACCCGACCCGATCTGTTTCTTcaactcttcctcttcttttctcACGAAACCAGACAtatgagaaattagggtttggaTGCAAATCACTGAGAAAAACTAAGGTTGTGAAATCTTGTGTGGTTACTAAACAAATCAAggaagaagaataaagagaattctcgttgagatgaggtaattgCTTCATATCAAAACTTTATAGTTTCAATTGGTTGTTAATGTCTCAGTTTTTAAGGATTGTGGTGTCGGGTTGTTGTCTGAGTTTTTAAGGATAATAGTGGTTTTGTATGTTAGTTTATTGTGTTTATGCTTGTTTATTGTCAAGTTGTGGTCCTCATGTGGTCTTCTTGCCGGCtttatgttttatat is part of the Brassica napus cultivar Da-Ae unplaced genomic scaffold, Da-Ae ScsIHWf_11;HRSCAF=18, whole genome shotgun sequence genome and harbors:
- the LOC125596356 gene encoding sm-like protein LSM8 isoform X2 translates to MATTTGLESLVDQIISVITNDGRNIVGVLKGFDQATNIILDESHERVFSTKEGVQQHVLGLYIIRGDNIGVIGELDEVLDASLDFSKLRAHPLKPVVH
- the LOC125596356 gene encoding sm-like protein LSM8 isoform X1 — encoded protein: MPTKCSMKLLLNYHCNLFRTFNCSMATTTGLESLVDQIISVITNDGRNIVGVLKGFDQATNIILDESHERVFSTKEGVQQHVLGLYIIRGDNIGVIGELDEVLDASLDFSKLRAHPLKPVVH